One window of Watersipora subatra chromosome 3, tzWatSuba1.1, whole genome shotgun sequence genomic DNA carries:
- the LOC137391610 gene encoding solute carrier organic anion transporter family member 4C1-like codes for MCIGLFIMCLPQFASPPYDPIARSQTTRNGSTAKITRNEAETEQQSVKHFVILLIIGQILNGFTGTSLFTLGLAFLEASTSAASAALYIGIAGVGSVLGPAIGFLAGGQLLEVYVDYPAPAPHGLTSSDPAWVGAWWIGFLIAIIFSAILAMILCLFPREFPDTAVIAKAKVSEAHDNGTEGSVSQPGFGMSWKDLPKATWYLLKNSCFMCLTIAVSAELGTVVAFSTFFPKLLIVQFRISPRWASSITGLALISAAVLGQLFTGCIIKKLNLSVRQILKMVLTAVLLCICILPVYLARCPTVKFVGVNVDYTDQEVISKPALMSGCNRGRACTTATYEPLCSNNVQYFSPCHAGCTHRPFGNETQA; via the exons GTTCTACAGCAAAGATAACAAGAAACGAAGCAGAGACCGAGCAGCAAAGTGTAAAACATTTTGTAATCCTGCTCATTATTGGGCAGATACTGAATGGTTTCACTGGCACGAGCTTATTTACTCTCGGTCTCGCCTTCTTAGAGGCGTCTACTTCAGCAGCTTCCGCTGCTCTATATATTG GTATAGCTGGGGTTGGATCAGTTCTTGGGCCAGCTATAGGATTCCTTGCTGGAGGACAGCTTTTGGAAGTCTATGTTGACTACCCTGCACCTGCGCCTCA TGGCCTCACTTCCTCAGACCCTGCATGGGTTGGTGCATGGTGGATTGGTTTTCTGATTGCCATAATCTTTTCTGCAATCCTTGCAATGATCCTTTGTCTCTTTCCTAGAGAATTTCCAG ACACTGCAGTGATTGCTAAAGCCAAAGTCTCTGAAGCGCATGACAATGGAACTGAAGGTAGCGTTAGTCAACCTGGATTTGGTATGAGTTGGAAAGACTTACCAAAGGCTACCTGGTACCTACTAAAAAATTCTTGCTTCATGTGTTTGACGATAGCAGTCAGTGCAGAGTTGGGGACTGTTGTTGCTTTCTCAACATTTTTTCCAAAGCTTCTCATCGTTCAGTTTCGAATATCCCCTCGGTGGGCTTCATCAATCACAG GACTGGCATTGATATCAGCAGCTGTGCTTGGTCAGCTCTTCACTGGATGTATTATTAAGAAGTTGAATCTCAGCGTCAGACAAATTCTCAAGATGGTTCTTACTGCTGTATTGCTGTGTATCTGCATCCTTCCGGTCTACTTAGCGAGATGTCCAACAGTGAAGTTCGTTGGAGTGAATGTAGATTACACTGA CCAAGAGGTCATCTCTAAACCAGCTCTCATGTCAGGCTGTAACAGAGGAAGGGCTTGCACCACAGCTACTTATGAGCCACTCTGCTCGAATAATGTTCAGTATTTCTCACCTTGCCACGCTGGATGCACTCATCGACCATTCGGAAATGAAACTCAGGCATGA
- the LOC137392061 gene encoding cilia- and flagella-associated protein 58-like — protein sequence MADDKDDIAETKQERATNVGTLSIEDGAFESLEKDFQEVLQELMGDRSLEKFRVEYEKLHRALKKSHESEKRLMAKCRELNADIVSNAAKMQTALKLSQEDQATIASLKKEIEKAWKMVDAAHDKETRAKDTIQSLKQEIANLSKLVEQGAGLTMGQEHSVNELLKVKEELTKERDEQLTEIVKLREQMAQAEAEQSKLEEAQEEAKQKIQELTQDIQMRNNEAQRESRRRDKMEKELKQAKADHEAKSNDVKNLVSAIDRYKADVNKLEQQLKEQRITNERNIKESDILNSRFQKLQQDLQEQMGLSDGIHQENQQKAQELKQKEDEVNALKTEAARLNRTREAIQRKLRMVEDHKSEVEQSKETLKGNITALERELESARKQAEADRKAIDDLMRERDILNKNMLKAAAATQKQLNLVKLHEQSKKTLEQEIQNYKEEAQKQRKIIYQLEKERDRYINEASDLTQKVLQHMEEVKVREMSIFDYKKKIAEAETKLKQQQNLYEAVRSDRNLYSKNLIEAQDEITEMQRKLKIMNHQIDQLKEEITSKEQALVKEHLDRQRVEKEKDNLKAELQRMKQMAAESKAYIEAQEAEERKLLKIISEADAERVRQKKELDQVISERDILGTQLVRRNDELALLYEKIKIQQSTLNKGEIQYNQRLEDIRVLKLEIKKLRREKGILQKSVANVEDLRREVYHIQRELLRERTRCKALEEELENPMNIHRWRKLEGSDPSTYEMIQKIQALQKRLIAKTEEVVEKELLIQEKEKLYVELKHILARQPGPEVAEQLSIYQSTLKDKTKQLKSMASELNMYESQVAEYKYEIERLARELQDVKKKYYMQKKKEQAAREKERAINQAGMPVIQPQKGADQARFTGGGFNLKQSSAKA from the exons GAGTCTGGAAAAATTTCGAGTCGAGTATGAAAAATTACATCGAGCTCTCAAGAAATCTCACGAAAGTGAGAAACGGCTTATGGCAAAGTGCAGAGAATTAAACGCCGACATTGTCTCTAATGCCGCTAAGATGCAAACTGCGCTGAAGTTGTCGCAAGAAGATCAAGCTACAATTGCATCATTGAAAAAG GAGATTGAAAAGGCTTGGAAAATGGTGGACGCCGCTCATGATAAGGAAACTAGAGCGAAAGATACTATTCAATCATTGAAACAAGAAATTGCCAACTTGAGCAAGCTGGTCGAGCAAGGTGCTGGTCTGACGATGGGTCAAGAGCACAG TGTTAATGAGCTGCTCAAGGTGAAAGAAGAATTGACAAAGGAGAGAGATGAACAGCTGACAGAGATTGTCAAGTTGAGAGAACAGATGGCTCAAGCTGAAGCTGAACAAAGTAAGCTTGAGGAAGCTCAGGAAGAAGCCAAGCAAAAGATACAAGAG CTGACACAAGATATACAAATGAGGAACAATGAAGCGCAGAGAGAGTCACGTCGAAGAGACAAGATGGAGAAGGAACTGAAGCAGGCCAAGGCCGACCACGAGGCTAAGAGCAATGATGTTAAGAATCTGGTCAGCGCAATCGACAGATACAAGGCTGATGTGAACAAACTTGAACAACAGCTGAAAGAGCAAAGG ATTACCAATGAGAGGAACATCAAAGAAAGTGATATTCTTAACAGCAGGTTTCAGAAACTGCAACAAGATCTGCAGGAACAGATGGGACTTTCTGATGGCATTCACCAAGAAAATCAGCAGAAGGCGCAAGAACTTAAG CAAAAGGAAGATGAGGTGAATGCTCTCAAGACGGAAGCAGCAAGGCTGAATAGAACAAGGGAGGCAATTCAGAGAAAGCTTCGTATGGTCGAGGACCATAAGTCTGAGGTGGAGCAGTCAAAGGAAACACTGAAGGGAAACATCACGGCTTTGGAACGAG AGCTGGAGTCAGCGAGAAAGCAAGCAGAGGCAGACAGGAAGGCGATTGATGACCTGATGAGAGAGCGAGATATTCTTAACAAGAACATGCTCAAAGCTGCCGCTGCTACTCAGAAGCAGCTCAATCTTGTCAAGTTGCATGAGCAGAGCAAGAAGACTCTCGAGCAGGAAATTCAAAACTACAAGGAGGAG GCTCAGAAACAACGAAAGATTATCTACCAACTCGAGAAGGAGCGAGACAGGTACATCAATGAGGCTAGCGACCTGACGCAGAAAGTGCTGCAGCATATGGAAGAGGTCAAGGTCAGAGAGATGTCTATCTTTGATTACAAGAAGAAGATTGCTGAAGCTGAAACCAAACTTAAGCAACAGCAAAATCTATATGAAGCTGTCCGAAGTGACAGAAACCTCTACAGCAAGAACCTCATCGAGGCTCAA GATGAAATCACAGAAATGCAACGCAAGCTAAAGATTATGAATCATCAAATAGACCAGCTCAAAGAGGAAATAACTTCCAAGGAGCAGGCACTGGTTAAGGAGCACCTTGACAGGCAGAGAGTTGAAAAGGAGAAAGACAATTTAAAG GCTGAGCTGCAACGAATGAAGCAAATGGCTGCAGAAAGCAAAGCCTACATTGAGGCGCAGGAAGCGGAGGAGCGGAAATTGCTAAAGATTATTTCTGAGGCTGACGCTGAGCGAGTGCGACAGAAGAAGGAGCTTGATCAG GTGATAAGTGAACGAGACATCCTTGGCACTCAGCTCGTGAGAAGAAATGATGAGCTCGCACTGCTTTATGAGAAAATAAAGATCCAACAGTCGACTTTGAACAAGGGAGAGATTCAATATAACCAGCGACTCGAAGACATTCGGGTTCTTAAGCTGGAAATCAAGAAACTAAGGAGGGAAAAGGGAATCCTCCAGAAGAGTGTGGCTAATGTTGAAGATCTCAG ACGAGAGGTCTACCACATCCAGCGAGAGCTGCTGCGGGAAAGAACAAGATGCAAAGCACTTGAAGAAGAGCTCGAAAATCCCATGAACATCCATCGCTGGAGAAAACTAGAG GGATCTGACCCAAGCACTTATGAGATGATACAGAAGATACAGGCATTACAAAAACGACTCATAGCCAAGACCGAAGAGGTCGTTGAAAAAGAGTTGCTAATTCAAGAGAAGGAGAAATTATATGTAGAGCTCAAGCACATCTTAGCCAGACAACCAGGACCAGAGGTGGCTGAACAACTGAGCATCTATCAGTCAACTCTCAAAGATAAAACCAAACAGCTCAAG AGCATGGCAAGTGAGCTGAACATGTACGAATCACAAGTTGCGGAATACAAATATGAAATAGAGAGACTAGCTCGAGAACTTCAAGACGTTAAAAAGAAGTATTATATGCAAAAGAAGAAGGAGCAAGCAGCCAG GGAGAAGGAACGTGCGATCAATCAGGCTGGCATGCCTGTCATACAACCTCAGAAAGGAGCTGACCAAGCAAGGTTTACTGGCGGAGGCTTTAACCTCAAACAATCTTCAGCAAAAGCATGA